The following coding sequences lie in one Mesorhizobium sp. DCY119 genomic window:
- a CDS encoding YraN family protein, whose amino-acid sequence MTDASARIKAYKRGHRGEWLAALALMLKGYRIVARRYRTKLGEIDLIARRGNLVLIVEVKARPTLVSAMEALAYSSERRIEGAADLWLSRQPDYGKLSVRFDMVAVLPRRWPVHIENVFHGRN is encoded by the coding sequence GTGACTGACGCCAGCGCGCGGATCAAGGCCTACAAACGCGGCCACCGCGGCGAATGGCTGGCGGCCCTTGCCCTGATGCTCAAAGGCTATCGTATCGTCGCCCGGCGCTACCGGACAAAACTCGGCGAAATCGACCTGATTGCGCGGCGCGGCAACCTCGTGCTGATCGTCGAGGTCAAGGCGCGGCCGACGCTGGTTTCAGCCATGGAAGCCCTCGCCTACAGCTCCGAGCGCCGCATCGAGGGCGCGGCCGACCTGTGGCTGTCGCGCCAGCCCGATTATGGAAAGCTGTCGGTGCGTTTCGACATGGTGGCGGTGCTGCCGCGCCGCTGGCCGGTGCATATCGAAAACGTTTTTCACGGGCGCAACTAA
- a CDS encoding cyclase family protein — protein sequence MCHHCVMESVKAGMLSRRSFFKGTIAAAGAAALATALPSRPLFAAEAPKKAEDLTHEIWEQFPTYFGGQQLFIDQKFSHAKDTFNLNEWRISEHTGTHIDAPLHFTADGKSVAELPVEDLIAPLVVIDIRAKAAENPDAQLTPDDIKAWTSANGDLPEGAVVALLSGWGDHVATEKFRNVGDDGKTMHFPGFHVETAQLLIEQPSIKAIAVDTLSLDHGPSPDFIVHNTWLPSGRYGIEGVANLDKVPVKGATIVVGAPKIKGATGGPARIFALV from the coding sequence ATGTGCCATCACTGCGTAATGGAATCCGTCAAGGCGGGCATGCTCAGCCGCCGCAGCTTCTTCAAGGGAACTATCGCGGCAGCGGGTGCTGCAGCACTTGCCACGGCCTTGCCGTCACGGCCGCTTTTTGCCGCCGAAGCTCCCAAGAAGGCCGAGGATCTCACTCATGAAATCTGGGAGCAGTTTCCGACCTATTTCGGCGGGCAGCAGCTTTTCATCGACCAGAAATTCAGCCACGCCAAGGACACGTTCAACCTGAACGAATGGCGCATCAGCGAGCACACCGGCACGCATATCGACGCGCCGCTGCATTTCACCGCCGACGGCAAATCGGTGGCCGAACTGCCGGTCGAGGACCTGATCGCGCCGCTGGTGGTGATCGACATCCGTGCCAAGGCGGCGGAAAATCCCGACGCGCAGCTCACGCCGGACGACATCAAAGCCTGGACGAGCGCCAATGGCGACTTGCCGGAAGGTGCGGTGGTGGCGCTGCTGTCGGGCTGGGGCGATCATGTCGCGACGGAAAAATTCCGCAATGTCGGCGACGACGGCAAGACCATGCATTTCCCGGGCTTCCATGTCGAAACCGCGCAGCTGCTGATCGAGCAGCCGTCGATCAAGGCGATCGCCGTCGACACGCTGTCGCTCGATCACGGCCCCTCGCCCGATTTCATCGTGCACAACACCTGGCTGCCCAGCGGCCGCTACGGCATCGAGGGCGTCGCCAATCTCGACAAGGTGCCGGTGAAGGGCGCGACCATCGTGGTCGGCGCGCCGAAGATCAAGGGTGCGACGGGCGGACCTGCGCGGATTTTTGCGCTGGTCTAG
- a CDS encoding acylphosphatase: MSDAPSALLVRITGRVQGVGFRMWTQDEAERLGLRGWVRNERDGSVTALISGPGEATAAMLKLLWNGPRGAVVSKVETEAASAEAAPAGFEITA, from the coding sequence GTGAGCGACGCTCCTTCGGCTTTGCTGGTGCGGATAACCGGGCGGGTCCAGGGCGTCGGCTTTCGTATGTGGACACAGGACGAGGCCGAAAGGCTCGGGTTGCGCGGCTGGGTGCGCAACGAACGGGACGGCTCCGTCACGGCGTTGATTTCTGGCCCCGGCGAAGCCACTGCGGCCATGCTGAAGCTGTTATGGAACGGACCGCGCGGGGCGGTGGTGTCGAAGGTGGAGACCGAGGCGGCAAGTGCGGAGGCCGCACCTGCCGGCTTCGAAATCACCGCCTAG
- a CDS encoding cytochrome P450: MDIAPAPFVPPAPKPRTSPPSTLEMIRIVYRNPLELWGEPSYNEPWISVNGVGGPLVIANDPGLIRHVLVDNAKNYKMATVRQKILRPILRDGLLTAEGDVWKRSRKAMAPVFTPRHIFGFAGPMLKRTQEFVTRYEEEPGTVDVAHDMTLLTYDILAETLFSGEIAGEPGSFAREIDRLFETMGRVDPLDLLRAPDWMPRLTRIRGRKTMAYFRKIVTDTVSMRTERLARDPDNVPEDFLTLLLRAEGPNGLTRAEIEDNIITFIGAGHETTARALGWTIYCLAEAPWERDKVEAEIEAVLAREPDPTKWLDAMPLTRAAFDEALRLYPPAPSINREPIEPETYKDLYIPKHAAVLVMPWVVHRHRKLWDQPDAFMPERFHPGNREKIDRFQYLPFGAGPRVCIGASFAMQEAIIALAIMLSRFRFDTVAETKPWPVQKLTTQPQGGLPMRVTRR; encoded by the coding sequence ATGGATATCGCCCCAGCGCCTTTCGTCCCGCCCGCGCCGAAGCCGCGCACCTCGCCGCCTTCGACGCTGGAGATGATCCGCATCGTCTACCGCAACCCGCTCGAATTGTGGGGCGAGCCTTCCTACAACGAGCCGTGGATTTCGGTGAACGGCGTCGGCGGGCCGCTGGTCATCGCCAACGATCCCGGCCTGATCCGCCACGTGCTGGTCGACAACGCCAAGAACTACAAGATGGCGACGGTGCGCCAGAAAATCCTGCGGCCGATCCTGCGCGATGGGCTGCTGACGGCGGAAGGCGACGTCTGGAAGCGCTCGCGCAAGGCGATGGCGCCGGTGTTCACGCCGCGCCACATCTTCGGCTTCGCTGGGCCGATGTTGAAGCGCACGCAGGAATTCGTCACGCGCTACGAAGAGGAACCCGGCACCGTCGATGTCGCCCACGACATGACCCTGCTGACCTACGACATTCTGGCCGAAACGCTATTTTCAGGCGAGATCGCCGGCGAGCCGGGCAGTTTTGCTCGCGAAATCGATCGCCTGTTCGAGACGATGGGCCGTGTCGATCCGCTCGATCTCCTGCGCGCACCCGACTGGATGCCGCGCCTTACCCGCATTCGCGGCCGCAAGACGATGGCCTATTTCCGCAAGATCGTCACCGATACGGTGTCGATGCGCACGGAACGACTGGCGCGTGACCCAGATAATGTACCCGAGGATTTCCTGACGCTTCTCCTGCGTGCCGAAGGGCCGAACGGCCTGACGCGCGCCGAGATCGAAGACAACATCATCACCTTCATCGGCGCCGGCCATGAGACCACGGCCCGCGCGCTCGGCTGGACCATCTATTGCCTCGCCGAAGCACCCTGGGAGCGCGACAAGGTCGAGGCCGAGATCGAGGCTGTGCTGGCGCGCGAGCCGGACCCGACGAAATGGCTCGACGCCATGCCGCTGACCCGCGCCGCCTTCGATGAGGCGCTGAGGCTCTATCCCCCGGCGCCGTCGATCAATCGCGAGCCGATCGAGCCGGAAACCTACAAGGACCTCTACATTCCCAAACATGCAGCCGTGCTGGTCATGCCGTGGGTCGTGCATCGGCACCGCAAACTGTGGGACCAGCCCGACGCCTTCATGCCGGAGCGGTTCCATCCCGGAAACCGCGAAAAGATCGACCGCTTTCAATATCTGCCCTTCGGCGCCGGCCCGCGCGTCTGCATCGGCGCCAGCTTCGCCATGCAGGAAGCGATCATCGCGCTGGCGATCATGCTGTCGCGCTTCCGCTTCGATACCGTCGCGGAGACCAAGCCTTGGCCGGTGCAGAAGCTGACGACACAGCCGCAGGGCGGCCTGCCGATGCGGGTGACACGGCGCTGA
- a CDS encoding NAD(P)H-dependent oxidoreductase produces the protein MTQKLNIIIGSTRPGRVGPVFAKWFADFARKHGKFEPVIVDLAELNLPIFDEPKHPRLGQYENAHTKKWSEAIDAGDAFVFVTPEYNYFAPASLINAITYLSAEWRYKPAGFLSYAGVSGGLRAVESLKPLLTTQKMVPIPEGVPVPNYPQFLKDGAFEPNDLITTGATTMLDELDRWAGALKALRPMKAVADKAA, from the coding sequence ATGACACAGAAACTCAACATCATCATCGGCAGCACCCGCCCCGGCCGCGTCGGCCCGGTGTTCGCCAAGTGGTTCGCCGATTTTGCCCGCAAGCACGGCAAGTTCGAGCCGGTTATCGTCGACCTGGCCGAACTCAACCTGCCGATCTTCGACGAGCCCAAGCATCCGCGTCTTGGCCAGTATGAGAACGCCCACACCAAGAAATGGTCCGAGGCGATCGACGCCGGTGACGCCTTCGTCTTCGTGACGCCGGAATACAATTACTTCGCGCCGGCCTCGCTCATCAACGCCATCACCTACCTTTCGGCCGAATGGCGCTACAAGCCGGCCGGCTTCCTGTCCTATGCCGGCGTCTCCGGCGGTCTGCGCGCAGTGGAGTCGCTCAAGCCGCTGCTGACGACGCAGAAGATGGTGCCGATTCCCGAAGGCGTGCCGGTGCCGAACTATCCGCAGTTCCTCAAGGACGGCGCGTTCGAGCCGAACGATCTCATCACCACCGGTGCCACGACCATGCTCGACGAACTTGACCGCTGGGCCGGCGCTCTGAAGGCTCTGCGTCCGATGAAGGCAGTAGCCGACAAGGCCGCTTAA
- the gyrB gene encoding DNA topoisomerase (ATP-hydrolyzing) subunit B → MSDTTENQAGAQAEYGADSIKVLKGLDAVRKRPGMYIGDTDDGSGLHHMVYEVVDNAIDEALAGHADLVTVTLNPDGSCTVIDNGRGIPTDIHTGEGISAAEVIMTQLHAGGKFDQNSYKVSGGLHGVGVSVVNALSVWLKLKIRRDGNIHEMSFTHGNSDAPLKVTGTYVPNKLPATYEGRSGSEISFMPSTDTFTMVEFDYNTLEHRLRELAFLNSGVRIVLTDKRHADVKTQELLYDGGLIEFVKYLDRAKKPLISSPIAIKAERDGITVEVAMWWNDSYHENVLAFTNNIPQRDGGTHLAGFRGALTRQVTGYAESSGISKKEKVSITGDDSREGLTAVLSVKVPDPKFSSQTKDKLVSSEVRPVVESLVNEALGTWFEEHPSEAKILIAKVVEAAAAREAARKARELTRRKGVLDITSLPGKLADCQERDPAKSEIFIVEGDSAGGSAKGGRSRQNQAILPLRGKILNVERARFDRMLGSDMIGTLITALGTSIGKDEFNADKLRYHKIIIMTDADVDGAHIRTLLLTFFFRQMPELIERGHLYIAQPPLYKVSRGKSSQYIKDESAFEAFLIGSGLEEASLTQSTGEVRTGQDLRGAVDDAMAVRTLLNGLHTRYSRTVVEQAAIAGGLNPDIFSDLGRANAMAETIAQRLDAIAEDTERGWEGRTATSNEGPGGFIFERTVRGVKEYAHLDMGLINSADARALDRYAARLHEVYAQSPVLRRKEVSETISGPMALLDAIFATGRKGLTMQRYKGLGEMNAEQLWETTLDPNVRSLLQVKIHDATDADSLFSRLMGDEVEPRREFIQDNALSVANLDV, encoded by the coding sequence ATGAGCGATACGACCGAAAACCAGGCCGGTGCGCAGGCTGAGTATGGCGCCGATTCCATCAAGGTTCTCAAGGGTCTTGATGCGGTGCGCAAGCGGCCGGGCATGTATATCGGCGACACCGACGATGGCTCGGGCCTGCACCACATGGTCTACGAAGTCGTCGACAACGCCATCGACGAGGCGCTGGCCGGCCATGCCGACCTGGTGACGGTAACGCTCAATCCCGACGGTTCCTGCACGGTCATCGACAATGGCCGCGGCATTCCGACCGATATTCACACCGGCGAAGGCATTTCGGCGGCTGAAGTCATCATGACGCAGCTTCATGCCGGCGGTAAGTTCGACCAGAATTCCTATAAGGTTTCGGGCGGCCTGCACGGCGTCGGCGTCTCCGTCGTCAACGCGCTTTCGGTGTGGCTGAAGCTGAAGATCCGCCGCGACGGCAACATCCACGAGATGAGCTTTACCCACGGCAACTCCGATGCGCCGCTCAAGGTGACCGGCACCTATGTGCCGAACAAGCTCCCCGCCACCTATGAAGGGCGCAGCGGCAGCGAAATCTCCTTCATGCCGTCGACCGACACCTTCACCATGGTGGAGTTCGACTACAACACGCTGGAACACCGGCTGCGCGAACTGGCGTTCCTGAATTCCGGCGTACGCATCGTGCTGACCGACAAGCGCCACGCCGACGTCAAGACGCAGGAACTGCTCTACGATGGTGGCCTGATCGAATTCGTCAAATATCTCGACCGTGCGAAAAAGCCGCTGATTTCCTCGCCGATCGCCATCAAGGCCGAGCGCGACGGCATCACCGTCGAAGTGGCGATGTGGTGGAACGACAGCTATCACGAGAACGTGCTGGCCTTCACCAACAACATCCCGCAGCGCGACGGCGGCACCCATCTGGCCGGTTTCCGTGGCGCGCTGACGCGTCAGGTCACGGGCTATGCCGAATCCTCGGGCATTTCCAAGAAGGAAAAGGTTTCCATCACCGGCGACGACAGCCGCGAAGGGCTGACCGCCGTTCTTTCGGTCAAGGTTCCCGACCCGAAATTCTCTTCGCAGACCAAGGACAAGCTGGTTTCGTCGGAAGTCCGTCCGGTCGTCGAAAGCCTCGTCAATGAGGCGCTCGGCACTTGGTTCGAAGAGCATCCTTCTGAAGCCAAGATACTGATCGCCAAGGTGGTGGAAGCAGCCGCCGCCCGCGAAGCCGCGCGCAAGGCGCGTGAGCTGACGCGGCGCAAGGGCGTTCTCGACATCACCTCGCTGCCCGGCAAGCTTGCCGACTGCCAGGAGCGCGACCCGGCCAAGTCCGAAATCTTCATCGTCGAGGGTGACTCGGCAGGTGGCTCGGCCAAGGGCGGCCGCTCGCGCCAGAACCAGGCCATTCTTCCGCTACGCGGCAAGATCCTGAATGTCGAGCGCGCGCGCTTCGACCGCATGCTGGGCTCCGACATGATCGGCACGCTGATCACCGCGCTCGGCACCTCGATCGGCAAAGACGAGTTCAACGCCGACAAGTTGCGCTACCACAAGATCATCATCATGACCGACGCCGACGTCGACGGCGCCCATATCCGCACACTGCTGCTCACCTTCTTCTTCCGGCAGATGCCGGAGCTGATCGAGCGCGGCCACCTCTATATCGCGCAGCCGCCGCTCTACAAGGTTTCGCGCGGCAAGAGCTCGCAATACATCAAGGACGAAAGCGCCTTCGAGGCATTCCTGATCGGCTCGGGCCTCGAAGAAGCGTCTCTCACCCAGTCGACAGGCGAAGTCCGCACCGGGCAGGATCTGCGTGGCGCGGTGGATGATGCAATGGCTGTGCGTACCCTGCTTAACGGGCTGCACACGCGCTACTCGCGGACGGTGGTCGAGCAGGCCGCTATCGCTGGCGGACTCAACCCGGACATTTTCTCCGACCTCGGTCGCGCCAACGCCATGGCCGAAACCATCGCCCAGCGCCTCGACGCCATCGCCGAGGATACCGAGCGCGGCTGGGAGGGCCGCACCGCGACCTCGAATGAAGGCCCGGGCGGTTTCATTTTCGAGCGCACGGTGCGCGGCGTGAAGGAATATGCCCATCTCGACATGGGGCTGATCAACTCGGCCGATGCGCGCGCGCTCGACCGCTATGCCGCCCGCCTGCACGAAGTCTACGCCCAGTCGCCCGTACTGCGGCGCAAAGAGGTGTCCGAGACCATCTCGGGACCGATGGCACTGCTCGACGCGATCTTCGCGACCGGCCGCAAGGGCCTGACCATGCAGCGCTACAAGGGTCTTGGCGAAATGAACGCCGAGCAGCTCTGGGAAACCACGCTGGACCCGAATGTGCGCTCGCTGCTGCAGGTCAAGATCCACGACGCCACCGACGCCGACTCGCTGTTCTCGCGCCTGATGGGCGACGAGGTCGAGCCGCGCCGCGAGTTCATCCAGGACAATGCGCTCAGCGTCGCCAATCTGGACGTCTGA
- a CDS encoding pre-peptidase C-terminal domain-containing protein: MPNPPEWQNIDQTPENPFDKSTDYEAFLNYLGALNRPLTVAMAHQPITVNLEELNNHPEYKEAAAGALQQWSAVTPLQFELVTSGEYLTVVSPEIGEEDDGSAYSAGRYVSVGQRFHDTEPHKTEPGGYLFNTFVHEFGHEWGLNHPGVYNYGGPGGEQITFLAGATWVYDQQRYSVMSYFDGIDVGERTRWTSTTPMVGDIEAVIRRYFSTVVDGVRTYEDIQLNTGDNVYGFGSTKLGYELTAAGPRHDVGFVIHDTGGYDTIDFSGSTADTILDLREGRWSSVNGHRNNVAIFDGHNADATQYYVEKGVGSRFDDIILGNDGDNELIGGAGDDKIAGFAGNDNINGGAGADILDGGTGDDTVNGGAGDDEMVGGDGADTLNGAGGNDKLDGGAGNDKLAGGAGDDLVIGGADDDTLTGGVGNDRMDGGDGADVVRGGDGDDMIAGGRDTLASRDINNTLPIPSLEDQTESNDGNDRLYGEAGNDTIEGGAGDDLLDGGTGDDILRGMAGVDVFRGGDGSDTVDYSKESPFQLLVNLELNIASGGTASGDTFYSIENLIGSDDRIDRFIGNAADNHFQGLGGGDVFNGGDGNDILDGARDADVLYGDAGDDTLIGGAGYDYIHGGDGNDTAVYTGSTRGVTVDLAQHLAAGGDAEGNTVNGVKGDTLISIENLVGSALNDNLFGDAGVNRLSGGAGDDVLGGGAGQDYLDGGAGSDMVAFYDSTQGVVLALGQAGEDTLVSIEGIAGSAFADTLTGDAGDNSLVGQGGDDTLAGGAGNDVLDGDFVPFPVSGIGMGDGYVTLPASATNNSTATAVDFTNGFSLAADAEIRDAATVPHWTVNATGNGSSGFYKVVLKAGSTITADIDGIADPDQLDSWIQLIGGDGTVLADNDDNGGDPGSSSGRDSGLTFTVEEDGTYYIQVGSWVPGSDGFQPVVGSGIAYELNVSVAPPAPVMPHIGIAGNDTLDGGEGNDTLYGRAGNDTLNGGLGQDYLDGGAGTDRMVGGDGGDTYAVDTSSDIVVEARTGTGIDLVNSSASFSLGGQFIENLTLTGAANINGTGNSLANAITGNGGTNTLRGLGGNDTLTGAGGNDTLAGGDGNDTFLFADDFGLDTITDFVAGSVDDVIGFATDLFEDFASVLAAATQVGSNTVITYDDDNTLTLRNVAVANLQQSDFLFAAA; this comes from the coding sequence ATGCCGAACCCCCCGGAATGGCAGAACATTGATCAGACACCCGAAAATCCCTTCGACAAGAGTACTGATTATGAGGCTTTTCTAAATTATCTCGGAGCTCTGAACCGCCCTTTGACGGTCGCGATGGCTCACCAGCCAATCACCGTAAATCTTGAGGAGCTCAACAACCATCCCGAGTACAAGGAAGCGGCAGCCGGCGCGCTCCAGCAATGGTCCGCGGTAACGCCGCTCCAGTTCGAGCTTGTCACCAGCGGCGAGTATCTGACCGTTGTCAGCCCGGAGATCGGCGAGGAAGATGACGGCAGTGCCTATTCCGCCGGCCGCTATGTCAGTGTCGGCCAGAGATTTCACGATACCGAGCCGCACAAGACCGAACCGGGCGGCTATCTCTTCAACACCTTCGTCCACGAATTCGGCCACGAATGGGGGCTGAACCATCCCGGCGTCTATAATTACGGCGGTCCCGGCGGTGAGCAGATCACCTTTCTTGCCGGCGCGACATGGGTCTATGACCAGCAGCGCTACAGCGTGATGTCCTATTTCGACGGCATCGACGTCGGCGAGCGCACGCGGTGGACATCGACGACGCCGATGGTCGGCGATATCGAGGCGGTTATCCGCCGTTATTTCTCGACGGTTGTCGACGGCGTGAGAACCTACGAGGATATCCAGCTCAACACCGGCGACAATGTCTACGGTTTCGGCAGCACGAAACTCGGTTACGAGCTGACCGCCGCCGGGCCACGCCATGACGTTGGCTTCGTCATCCACGATACGGGTGGCTACGATACGATCGATTTTTCGGGTTCGACCGCGGACACGATCCTCGATCTGCGCGAAGGCCGTTGGTCCAGCGTGAACGGTCACCGCAACAACGTTGCGATCTTCGACGGCCACAACGCCGATGCGACGCAATATTACGTCGAGAAGGGCGTCGGCAGCAGGTTTGACGATATCATTCTTGGCAATGATGGCGACAACGAGCTGATTGGCGGCGCCGGCGACGACAAGATCGCTGGGTTTGCCGGCAACGACAACATCAATGGCGGCGCTGGAGCCGACATACTGGACGGCGGAACCGGAGACGACACGGTCAATGGCGGCGCCGGCGATGACGAGATGGTCGGCGGCGACGGTGCCGATACGCTCAATGGCGCCGGCGGCAACGACAAGCTGGATGGCGGCGCCGGAAACGACAAGCTTGCCGGCGGCGCGGGCGACGACCTGGTCATCGGCGGTGCCGATGACGATACGCTGACGGGTGGCGTCGGCAACGATCGGATGGACGGCGGTGACGGCGCAGACGTTGTGCGCGGCGGCGACGGTGATGACATGATAGCCGGCGGGCGCGACACCCTTGCCAGCCGCGACATCAACAACACGCTTCCCATCCCGTCGCTGGAAGACCAGACCGAAAGCAACGACGGCAATGACCGGCTCTACGGCGAGGCCGGCAACGACACCATCGAAGGCGGCGCCGGCGATGATCTCCTCGATGGCGGAACAGGCGATGATATCCTGCGCGGCATGGCAGGCGTCGACGTCTTCCGGGGCGGCGACGGCTCGGACACGGTCGACTACAGCAAGGAAAGCCCGTTCCAGCTATTGGTCAATCTCGAGCTGAACATCGCCAGCGGCGGCACTGCCTCCGGCGACACTTTCTACAGCATCGAAAACCTGATCGGCTCGGATGACCGCATCGACCGCTTCATCGGCAACGCTGCGGACAACCACTTCCAAGGTCTCGGTGGCGGCGACGTCTTCAATGGCGGCGACGGCAACGACATCCTCGATGGAGCACGCGATGCCGATGTTCTCTATGGCGACGCCGGCGACGACACGCTGATCGGCGGTGCGGGATATGATTATATCCACGGCGGCGACGGCAACGACACGGCGGTCTACACCGGCAGCACAAGAGGCGTGACCGTCGATCTCGCCCAGCATCTGGCTGCTGGCGGTGATGCCGAAGGCAATACGGTGAACGGCGTCAAGGGCGACACCCTGATCTCGATCGAGAACCTTGTCGGTTCAGCCCTCAACGACAATCTCTTCGGCGATGCCGGCGTGAACAGGCTGAGCGGGGGTGCCGGCGACGATGTGCTGGGTGGCGGTGCCGGCCAGGACTATCTCGACGGCGGCGCTGGCAGCGACATGGTTGCGTTCTACGACAGCACGCAAGGTGTCGTCCTCGCGCTCGGTCAGGCCGGCGAAGACACGCTGGTGTCCATCGAGGGAATTGCCGGGTCGGCCTTTGCCGACACCCTGACCGGTGACGCCGGCGACAACAGCCTGGTCGGGCAGGGTGGCGACGACACGCTGGCCGGCGGTGCGGGCAACGACGTGCTCGACGGCGATTTCGTACCGTTCCCGGTCTCGGGCATCGGCATGGGTGACGGCTATGTCACTTTGCCAGCGAGCGCGACGAACAACTCGACTGCCACTGCCGTTGATTTCACCAACGGCTTCTCGCTCGCTGCCGACGCCGAGATACGCGACGCCGCGACCGTGCCGCATTGGACGGTCAACGCTACAGGCAACGGTTCGTCGGGCTTCTACAAGGTGGTGCTGAAAGCCGGCTCGACCATCACTGCCGACATCGACGGCATTGCCGATCCGGACCAGCTCGACAGCTGGATCCAGCTGATCGGCGGCGACGGCACCGTGCTTGCCGACAACGACGACAATGGCGGCGATCCGGGTTCGTCGTCAGGTCGGGATTCCGGGCTCACCTTCACCGTGGAGGAAGACGGCACCTACTACATCCAGGTCGGAAGCTGGGTTCCGGGCAGCGACGGCTTCCAGCCGGTCGTCGGCTCCGGCATTGCCTATGAGCTGAATGTCTCGGTCGCGCCGCCGGCACCTGTCATGCCCCATATCGGCATAGCCGGCAACGACACGCTCGATGGCGGCGAGGGTAACGATACCCTCTACGGCCGGGCTGGCAACGACACGTTGAACGGTGGCCTCGGTCAGGACTATCTCGACGGCGGCGCCGGCACGGACAGGATGGTCGGCGGCGACGGCGGCGATACCTATGCCGTCGATACCAGCAGCGATATCGTCGTGGAGGCAAGGACAGGGACCGGGATTGATCTGGTGAACAGTTCCGCCAGCTTCAGCCTCGGTGGCCAGTTCATCGAGAACCTGACCTTGACCGGTGCGGCCAACATCAATGGCACCGGCAACTCGCTTGCCAACGCAATCACCGGCAATGGCGGCACCAACACGCTTCGCGGGCTCGGCGGCAATGACACGCTGACGGGCGCTGGTGGCAATGACACGCTGGCCGGTGGCGACGGTAATGACACCTTCCTGTTCGCGGATGATTTCGGCCTGGACACCATCACGGACTTCGTCGCCGGCTCGGTGGACGACGTGATCGGCTTTGCAACCGATCTGTTCGAGGACTTCGCCTCGGTCCTGGCCGCGGCAACTCAGGTCGGGTCGAACACCGTGATCACCTATGATGACGACAACACCCTGACATTGCGAAATGTCGCGGTGGCGAACCTGCAGCAGAGTGATTTCCTGTTCGCTGCAGCCTGA
- a CDS encoding M20/M25/M40 family metallo-hydrolase, which produces MKAGLSAALFALDAIKAAGFELTADVQLQSVVEEEITGNGAAMALVKGYVADAILIPEPTDEKLVRANSGVNKFAITVEGVPAHPREIDHGISAIDAAVRLIGHLRKLEAKWNEERPSKPFFDDVENPAALTIGTIAGGEWIASVPSSCRFEGRIGFYPGDDPQQRAREFEAFVAEAVAGDPGFRNCPPPRVEWVGVMHAGYALEPGSDAEAMLALAHQAARDGSGPLEAYVMACYLDAAVFAVHGNIPSLVYGPVAENIHAVDERVSLSSLRRVTKTIALFAAGWCGIRS; this is translated from the coding sequence ATGAAGGCCGGCCTCTCGGCGGCGCTCTTCGCGCTCGATGCGATCAAGGCGGCAGGGTTCGAACTGACGGCGGACGTCCAGCTTCAGTCGGTTGTCGAGGAAGAGATCACCGGCAATGGCGCGGCCATGGCTTTGGTCAAGGGCTATGTCGCCGATGCGATCCTCATTCCCGAACCGACCGACGAAAAGCTGGTGCGGGCCAATTCCGGCGTCAACAAATTCGCCATCACAGTCGAGGGCGTGCCGGCGCATCCGCGCGAGATCGACCATGGCATCAGCGCCATCGACGCGGCAGTGCGGCTGATCGGCCATCTGCGCAAGCTCGAAGCGAAATGGAACGAGGAGCGGCCGTCAAAACCGTTCTTCGATGATGTAGAAAATCCCGCGGCGCTCACCATCGGCACCATCGCCGGCGGTGAATGGATCGCCTCGGTGCCGTCCTCATGCCGCTTCGAGGGGCGCATCGGCTTTTATCCGGGCGATGATCCGCAACAGCGCGCCCGAGAATTCGAGGCTTTCGTGGCGGAAGCCGTTGCCGGTGATCCGGGCTTTCGCAACTGCCCGCCGCCGCGCGTCGAATGGGTCGGCGTCATGCATGCCGGCTATGCGCTGGAACCCGGCTCCGATGCCGAGGCCATGCTGGCGCTGGCGCATCAGGCCGCGCGCGATGGAAGCGGGCCGCTGGAAGCCTATGTCATGGCCTGTTATCTCGACGCGGCGGTCTTTGCCGTGCATGGCAACATCCCGTCGCTGGTCTATGGACCGGTCGCGGAAAACATCCATGCTGTCGACGAGCGTGTCAGCCTTTCGTCGCTCAGGCGTGTCACCAAGACCATTGCGCTGTTTGCTGCCGGTTGGTGCGGGATACGGTCGTAG